A stretch of the Chanos chanos chromosome 1, fChaCha1.1, whole genome shotgun sequence genome encodes the following:
- the c8h22orf15 gene encoding uncharacterized protein C22orf15 has translation MFVSVLFGEGRREIFNLNCRIANFIQCLKEKCNVDPQESVDLMDKTGELVNLSEKEQSVHLASTLLKERQIYILIRVSRSNSTDGHKYYPLLSDLGRSHPELAEVLRKLSNPIKERDRKGAHLKKGGVIQNKNKCGANNKKSVVTTPRS, from the exons ATGTTTGTCTCCGTTCTGTTTGGAG agggaagaagagagattTTTAACCTTAACTGCAGGATCGCAAACTTCATTcagtgtttgaaagagaagtgCAACGTTGATCCTCAAG AAAGTGTGGACCTGATGGATAAGACTGGAGAACTGGTGAACCTGAGTGAGAAGGAACAGAGTGTGCATTTGGCCAGCACTCtgctgaaagaaagacaaatctATATCCTGATACGCGTGTCCC GGAGCAATAGTACTGACGGACACAAATATTATCCACTCTTGAGTGACCTTGGAAGGAGTCATCCTGAATTGGCAG AGGTCCTAAGAAAATTGTCGAACCCCATAAAGGAGCGGGACAGGAAAGGAGCCCACCTAAAAAAAGGAGGTGTCAttcaaaacaagaacaaatgcGGCGCCAACAATAAGAAGAGCGTCGTGACAACGCCTAGGAGCTGA